One window of Mediterraneibacter butyricigenes genomic DNA carries:
- a CDS encoding class I SAM-dependent methyltransferase, giving the protein MKHNETVKQSFKKQAEKFATYHMAKAEYTDYLVKQIGTKGTEHALEVAAGTCICGRALAPFVKDMICLDLTEEMLAQGKKLAEESRIKNIYFQTGNAEELPYESETFDLVITRLSFHHFDDPQKPFQEMKRVMKKGGKLVVWDMEAAEETLRTVDDKIEKMRDPSHTRILSREEFEKMFEKDFTLQCEETTLVPVNLKSWMELTDTPEDVQKEITELMKTELSGGSKTGFSPYKKESQIMFDHRWLLLIGIKN; this is encoded by the coding sequence ATGAAGCACAATGAGACTGTCAAACAGTCATTTAAAAAACAGGCTGAAAAATTTGCAACCTATCATATGGCAAAAGCAGAATACACCGATTACCTGGTGAAACAAATCGGGACGAAAGGAACGGAGCATGCACTGGAAGTGGCGGCGGGAACCTGTATTTGTGGCAGAGCACTGGCTCCTTTTGTAAAGGATATGATCTGTCTGGATCTGACGGAAGAAATGCTGGCACAGGGGAAAAAACTTGCCGAAGAAAGCCGGATAAAGAACATCTATTTTCAAACAGGGAATGCAGAAGAACTTCCATATGAATCCGAAACGTTTGATCTGGTGATCACAAGACTTTCTTTTCATCATTTTGATGATCCTCAAAAACCTTTTCAGGAGATGAAACGGGTCATGAAAAAAGGAGGAAAGCTTGTTGTCTGGGATATGGAAGCTGCCGAAGAGACTTTGCGGACAGTTGATGATAAGATTGAAAAAATGCGTGATCCTTCACACACCAGAATCCTAAGCAGGGAAGAATTTGAAAAAATGTTCGAGAAAGATTTCACATTACAATGCGAAGAAACGACTTTGGTACCGGTGAATCTGAAAAGTTGGATGGAACTAACTGATACTCCGGAAGATGTGCAAAAAGAGATAACCGAGTTGATGAAAACTGAATTGTCGGGGGGAAGTAAAACCGGTTTTTCACCATACAAAAAAGAATCACAAATTATGTTTGATCATCGATGGTTATTATTGATTGGTATAAAAAATTAA
- a CDS encoding mandelate racemase/muconate lactonizing enzyme family protein produces the protein MKITDIKFEKATFRFEEPFKIAFTVMEGYDTMVLKIETDEGICGYGEAAPMEFVTGDNLDTAFVIGKEFRKMLLGQNPLSIERIHQIMDRYAYNTSVKAAIDIACYDIASKKMGVPLYQYLGGDGKQVESDVTIGIGTPDHMASQSAKWAEKGWNILKIKLGENPETDLLRMEEIRKAVGDRVKLRIDANQGWAVKDAIKMAKELERLDVELIEQPVVAWDYEGLVEVKKASGIPVVADESCHLPCDAAKLANQRAVDGMNIKLMKCGGIFHALKINAIAEANNLFCMIGCMGESRIANTAAMHVAAAVSNIKKVDLDVTFFTKDDWITGGFENRGGICTLSDTPGLGICAENF, from the coding sequence ATGAAGATTACAGATATCAAGTTTGAAAAAGCGACCTTTCGATTTGAAGAACCTTTTAAAATCGCCTTTACTGTTATGGAAGGATATGACACAATGGTTCTGAAAATCGAGACGGATGAAGGAATCTGCGGATATGGGGAAGCGGCCCCGATGGAATTTGTGACCGGGGATAATCTGGATACAGCATTTGTGATCGGAAAGGAATTCCGTAAGATGCTTTTGGGACAAAATCCATTATCGATTGAGCGGATTCATCAAATAATGGACCGTTATGCCTACAATACATCGGTAAAGGCAGCCATTGATATTGCGTGCTATGACATTGCCTCAAAGAAGATGGGAGTACCGCTGTATCAGTACCTGGGTGGTGATGGAAAACAGGTGGAATCGGATGTGACAATCGGAATCGGTACACCAGATCACATGGCTTCTCAAAGTGCAAAATGGGCAGAAAAAGGCTGGAATATTTTAAAGATTAAGTTGGGGGAAAATCCGGAAACGGATCTTTTGCGCATGGAAGAAATCCGAAAGGCTGTCGGAGATCGTGTGAAGTTGCGGATCGATGCAAATCAGGGCTGGGCTGTAAAAGATGCGATCAAAATGGCAAAAGAACTGGAACGTCTGGATGTAGAACTGATTGAACAGCCGGTTGTGGCATGGGATTATGAAGGATTAGTGGAAGTAAAGAAGGCTTCAGGGATCCCGGTTGTGGCTGATGAAAGTTGTCATTTGCCATGTGATGCAGCAAAATTGGCAAATCAGAGAGCAGTAGACGGCATGAATATCAAACTGATGAAATGTGGCGGGATTTTTCATGCGTTGAAGATTAATGCGATCGCAGAGGCAAATAACCTGTTCTGCATGATTGGATGCATGGGGGAAAGCAGAATCGCAAATACGGCTGCCATGCATGTGGCCGCTGCGGTTTCCAATATAAAAAAGGTTGACCTGGATGTGACATTCTTTACAAAAGATGACTGGATTACGGGAGGATTTGAAAATCGAGGGGGCATCTGTACACTGAGTGATACTCCGGGTCTGGGAATCTGTGCAGAAAATTTCTGA
- a CDS encoding helix-turn-helix domain-containing protein, giving the protein MIPQKIRTLRQAKGLTLKELADKTQTTAGYISQLERGLVDPSLSTLRKIAAVLDTPLFALMDTRETQSAVVRSEKRQKMTFSDSQIVHELLTPAAIGGQKPSDLLLFTSRLSKGSWSNEERISHNAEEWIYVMEGQIEIIAGENSYSLRSGDCIYLKENIPHNIYNPGPKPAVCISAMTPSVFVSTVHP; this is encoded by the coding sequence ATGATCCCTCAGAAAATACGCACCCTTCGCCAAGCAAAGGGACTAACCCTAAAAGAACTGGCTGACAAGACCCAGACCACCGCCGGCTACATTTCCCAGTTAGAACGGGGACTGGTGGATCCGTCGCTTTCTACCTTACGCAAAATTGCAGCTGTTCTGGATACTCCTCTGTTCGCACTTATGGATACCCGTGAGACCCAGTCCGCCGTGGTCCGTTCTGAGAAACGACAGAAAATGACGTTTTCTGATTCCCAAATTGTCCACGAACTGTTAACCCCTGCTGCCATCGGCGGACAGAAACCCTCTGATCTTTTACTGTTTACCAGCCGTCTCTCAAAAGGTTCCTGGAGCAATGAAGAACGAATCTCTCATAATGCCGAAGAATGGATTTATGTCATGGAAGGACAGATCGAGATCATTGCCGGAGAAAATTCTTATTCTCTTCGAAGTGGGGACTGCATTTATCTCAAGGAAAATATTCCCCACAATATTTACAATCCGGGCCCCAAGCCCGCCGTCTGCATTTCCGCAATGACACCTTCTGTTTTTGTCAGCACGGTTCATCCGTAA
- a CDS encoding helix-turn-helix domain-containing protein: MIGDNIRETRKKNHLSLAELAVRVGVSESYISQLERNNVDPSISVLRKISSALNVPIVTFFDAVYEEPVIIRSGVSEQSSLLFGNLNLIPLSSSSDPRTHMEIFKFLLFPGDERIHLIHDGETCLHLLNGSLTLFLENQRFVLHTGDSITIHTNTPYQLTSYTETSSGILCSTGHLRKEIPL, from the coding sequence ATGATCGGTGACAATATCCGCGAAACCCGAAAGAAGAACCATTTATCACTGGCAGAACTGGCAGTACGTGTTGGCGTCAGTGAAAGCTATATTTCTCAGTTAGAACGAAACAATGTAGACCCATCTATTTCTGTTCTTCGGAAAATTTCTTCCGCTTTGAATGTTCCAATCGTCACTTTTTTTGACGCTGTCTATGAAGAACCTGTCATCATTCGCTCCGGAGTTTCCGAACAATCTTCTCTTCTTTTTGGCAATCTAAACCTTATCCCTTTGAGTTCTTCTTCCGATCCCAGAACTCATATGGAGATTTTTAAATTTTTACTTTTCCCCGGGGATGAGCGAATTCATCTAATCCATGACGGAGAGACCTGCCTCCACTTACTCAACGGTTCGTTGACTCTCTTTCTCGAAAATCAGAGATTTGTGCTCCATACCGGAGACAGCATTACCATCCATACAAACACACCTTACCAACTTACTTCATACACCGAAACATCTTCCGGTATTTTATGTAGTACCGGTCATTTGCGAAAGGAGATTCCCTTATGA
- a CDS encoding serine hydrolase, producing MEKELLVDEMRKQWGLPGLSMAIVKDGKIVFTKGYGVRDEKKQLPMTEDTVLPIGSTTKSFTSLLLSMLVEEGKLDWDTPVKQYIPWLKLSDPEVTEKVTARDLLCHRTGLPKHDVHGVFCTKENRKEMVEDLQYLPMSAPFRSKLQYSNQMVMLAGYLAEVLTGESWEDLVKERILKPLGMEHTCMTISEMERYENRSKGYLFNGTENLELPYLSLKGIGPAGAINSTAEDMATYLLMQLGHGKKLVSQDSLEEMHKVQMHGTPYFWTMDEITEANYGLGWFVDLYRGHKMVSHGGNTLGFSSLMTLMPEQDFGMILLSNGNSNFMIYALTYAILDRLLGAEEQDWMAKMQGLIGGVFAQMQQAMEERAKNRILDTTPKYEPAAYCGVYTAPGFGEFTVRESGGKLVGDLNGYDAILTHYQKEEFDGLLTLMGVNFPMTFESDKNGRVNGFSAVLEPTVAPIFFQKIA from the coding sequence ATGGAAAAAGAATTGCTGGTTGATGAGATGAGAAAGCAATGGGGCCTTCCGGGACTCTCTATGGCAATTGTAAAAGATGGAAAAATTGTTTTTACAAAAGGCTATGGAGTACGTGATGAGAAGAAACAGCTGCCAATGACAGAAGATACGGTTTTACCGATTGGCTCAACCACGAAGAGCTTTACATCATTGTTGCTTAGCATGTTGGTGGAAGAAGGAAAACTGGATTGGGATACTCCGGTGAAACAATATATTCCATGGTTAAAGTTATCCGATCCTGAGGTGACAGAGAAGGTAACTGCAAGGGATCTGCTCTGTCACCGGACAGGGCTTCCGAAACATGATGTACATGGAGTATTCTGTACAAAGGAGAACCGTAAAGAGATGGTGGAAGATTTACAGTATCTTCCAATGAGTGCCCCATTCCGCTCGAAGCTGCAATATTCGAATCAGATGGTAATGCTGGCTGGATATCTGGCAGAGGTTCTGACGGGAGAGAGCTGGGAAGACCTGGTGAAGGAAAGAATTTTGAAGCCGCTTGGAATGGAGCATACCTGTATGACAATTTCAGAAATGGAACGATATGAGAATCGGTCTAAGGGCTATCTGTTTAACGGGACGGAGAATCTGGAACTTCCATACCTTTCCCTGAAAGGGATTGGCCCTGCGGGTGCCATTAATTCTACGGCAGAAGATATGGCAACCTACCTCTTGATGCAGCTCGGTCATGGGAAAAAACTGGTATCGCAGGACAGTCTGGAAGAAATGCATAAGGTTCAGATGCACGGAACTCCGTATTTCTGGACGATGGATGAGATTACGGAGGCAAATTATGGACTGGGATGGTTTGTGGATCTGTACCGTGGACATAAAATGGTCAGCCATGGAGGAAATACCCTGGGCTTTTCTTCGCTCATGACACTGATGCCGGAACAGGATTTTGGAATGATTCTGTTAAGTAACGGAAATTCAAATTTTATGATTTATGCATTAACTTATGCGATTTTGGATCGATTGTTGGGAGCAGAGGAACAGGACTGGATGGCAAAAATGCAGGGCCTGATCGGCGGAGTGTTTGCCCAGATGCAACAAGCAATGGAAGAACGTGCGAAGAACCGTATCCTGGATACCACACCAAAATATGAACCGGCGGCATACTGCGGAGTATATACGGCGCCTGGATTCGGTGAATTTACAGTCAGAGAATCCGGCGGGAAACTGGTCGGGGACCTGAATGGATATGACGCAATTCTGACGCACTATCAGAAGGAGGAATTTGATGGCTTATTGACACTGATGGGCGTAAACTTCCCGATGACATTTGAGTCGGATAAAAATGGAAGAGTAAATGGATTTTCAGCGGTGCTGGAACCGACGGTAGCACCGATCTTCTTTCAGAAAATTGCATAA
- the arcC gene encoding carbamate kinase has protein sequence MEKKKRIVIALGGNALGNTLPEQMKAVKITSRAIVDLIQEGCEVVVAHGNGPQVGMVNNAMIALTHEDPQQPNTPLSVCVAMSQAYIGYDLQNALREELLNRGITDIPVATMITQIRVDENDPAFETPSKPIGRFLTKEQADLMAEKYDYVMKEDAGRGYRRVVASPKPQEIIEIGTIRTMVNSGDLVIACGGGGIPVIRQGNHLKGASAVIDKDFASALLAKELDADFLIILTAVEKAAINYGKENEEWLSDITVDQAKQYIEEGHFAPGSMLPKVQAAVDFASSKPGRQSLITLLEKAKDGILGTTGTRIHL, from the coding sequence ATGGAAAAGAAAAAACGTATTGTGATTGCTCTGGGCGGTAACGCCTTGGGCAATACACTTCCAGAACAGATGAAAGCCGTGAAAATCACTTCACGCGCCATCGTAGATTTGATTCAAGAGGGATGCGAAGTCGTGGTTGCTCACGGAAACGGGCCTCAGGTTGGCATGGTAAACAATGCCATGATCGCCCTGACCCATGAAGATCCGCAGCAGCCAAATACCCCGCTTTCTGTCTGCGTTGCCATGAGTCAGGCATATATCGGGTATGATCTTCAAAACGCGCTTCGCGAAGAACTCTTAAACAGGGGCATCACGGACATTCCTGTTGCCACCATGATCACACAGATCCGTGTCGATGAAAATGACCCTGCTTTTGAGACACCTTCCAAGCCGATCGGTCGCTTTCTTACAAAGGAACAGGCCGATCTTATGGCAGAAAAATATGATTATGTCATGAAAGAAGATGCCGGACGCGGTTATCGCCGTGTCGTTGCATCTCCAAAACCACAGGAGATCATCGAGATCGGTACGATCCGTACCATGGTTAATTCCGGTGATCTGGTCATTGCCTGCGGAGGCGGTGGAATTCCGGTGATCCGCCAGGGCAACCACTTAAAAGGCGCCAGTGCAGTCATCGATAAAGATTTTGCCAGTGCACTCCTTGCAAAGGAACTGGATGCAGATTTCCTGATCATTCTAACTGCAGTTGAGAAGGCTGCCATTAACTATGGCAAAGAAAATGAAGAATGGCTTTCCGATATCACAGTCGATCAGGCAAAGCAGTACATCGAAGAGGGACATTTTGCTCCCGGATCCATGCTGCCGAAAGTGCAGGCTGCCGTTGATTTTGCGTCATCTAAGCCGGGCCGCCAGTCCTTAATTACATTGCTTGAAAAAGCCAAAGATGGAATCCTGGGAACAACCGGAACACGAATTCATCTTTAA
- the ygeW gene encoding knotted carbamoyltransferase YgeW — protein sequence MDAKLQGYIDKLNKLNFKEMYNGDFFLTWEKTDDEIEAVFTLADALRYMRENNISTKVFESGLGISLFRDNSTRTRFSFASACNLLGLEVQDLDEGKSQVAHGETVRETANMISFMADVIGIRDDMYIGKGNKYMHEVVDAVTQGNKDGILEQKPTLVNLQCDIDHPTQAMADMLHIIHEFGGVENLKGKKLAMTWAYSPSYGKPLSVPQGVIGLMTRFGMDVVLAHPEGYEVFPEVEAVATENAKKSGGSFTKTNDMKEAFKDADIVYPKSWAPFAAMEKRTDLYAEGDQAGIDALEKELLAQNAEHKDWACTEEMMSLTKDGKALYLHCLPADISGVSCEEGEVDGSVFDRYRDPLYKEASYKPYIIAAMIFLAKFADPADILKKLEERSTPRVLK from the coding sequence ATGGACGCTAAATTACAGGGATATATTGACAAACTGAACAAACTGAACTTTAAAGAGATGTACAACGGAGACTTTTTCCTGACCTGGGAAAAGACAGACGATGAGATCGAAGCAGTCTTCACTCTGGCTGATGCACTCCGCTACATGAGAGAGAACAACATTTCCACAAAAGTCTTCGAGAGCGGTCTTGGAATCTCTTTATTCCGTGACAACTCCACCCGCACCCGTTTCTCTTTCGCTTCCGCATGTAACCTCTTAGGTCTGGAAGTTCAGGATCTGGACGAAGGAAAATCTCAGGTTGCTCACGGTGAGACTGTCCGCGAGACAGCCAACATGATCTCTTTCATGGCTGATGTCATCGGTATCCGTGACGATATGTATATCGGAAAAGGAAACAAATACATGCACGAAGTGGTTGACGCTGTCACACAGGGCAACAAGGACGGAATCTTAGAGCAGAAACCTACCCTGGTCAACTTACAGTGCGATATTGACCACCCGACCCAGGCCATGGCTGATATGCTCCACATCATCCACGAATTCGGCGGTGTCGAGAACTTAAAAGGAAAGAAACTGGCCATGACATGGGCTTACTCTCCGTCTTACGGAAAGCCGCTGTCTGTTCCGCAGGGCGTGATCGGTCTGATGACCCGTTTCGGAATGGACGTTGTTCTGGCTCATCCGGAAGGGTACGAAGTCTTCCCGGAAGTAGAAGCAGTTGCCACAGAGAACGCAAAGAAATCCGGTGGATCCTTCACCAAGACCAACGATATGAAAGAAGCCTTCAAGGATGCTGATATCGTATATCCGAAGAGCTGGGCTCCGTTCGCTGCCATGGAGAAACGTACCGATCTGTATGCAGAAGGCGATCAGGCAGGAATCGATGCTCTGGAAAAAGAACTGCTGGCTCAGAACGCAGAGCACAAAGACTGGGCTTGTACGGAAGAGATGATGTCTCTGACCAAAGACGGAAAAGCACTTTACCTGCACTGTCTGCCGGCTGATATCAGTGGCGTAAGCTGTGAAGAGGGTGAAGTAGACGGAAGCGTCTTCGATCGTTACAGAGATCCGCTTTACAAAGAAGCAAGCTACAAACCGTACATTATCGCTGCGATGATCTTCCTTGCAAAATTTGCAGATCCGGCAGATATTTTGAAAAAATTAGAGGAAAGAAGTACTCCTAGAGTCTTGAAATAA
- a CDS encoding YgeY family selenium metabolism-linked hydrolase: MDLNKIKEVAQSYEKDMTAFLRAIVKNPGESCDEKAHVETIAAEMKKLNFDEVVIDPQGNVIGYMGTGDKIIAFDGHIDTVGIGNIDNWKFDPYDGYETETEIGGRGVSDQCGGVVSAVYGAKIMKDYDLIPEGYKIMVVGSVQEEDCDGLCWQYIINEDKVHPEFVVSTEPTDGGIYRGQRGRMEIRIDVKGVSCHGSAPERGDNAIYKMADILQDVRALNENDDADETEIKGLVKMLNPKFNPDWEEARFLGRGTVTTSQIFYTSPSRCAVADSCAVSLDRRMTFGETWESCLDEIRNLPSVKKYGDDVVVSMYNYDRPSYTGCVYEIECYFPTWAIPKDHKVTKALEKAYHGLYGEKRIGAADTLEMRQARPLTDKWTFSTNGVSIMGRNGIPCIGFGPGAEAQAHAPNEMTWKQDLVTCAAVYAALPMSYCE; this comes from the coding sequence ATGGATCTGAACAAAATCAAAGAAGTTGCACAGAGTTACGAAAAAGATATGACTGCATTCTTACGTGCCATCGTTAAGAATCCGGGCGAAAGCTGTGATGAGAAAGCTCACGTAGAAACCATCGCTGCTGAGATGAAGAAGCTTAATTTTGACGAGGTTGTCATCGACCCGCAGGGAAATGTAATCGGTTACATGGGAACCGGAGACAAAATTATCGCTTTCGACGGACACATCGATACTGTTGGAATCGGTAACATTGATAACTGGAAATTTGATCCCTATGACGGATATGAAACCGAAACAGAAATCGGTGGCCGTGGAGTATCCGACCAGTGCGGTGGTGTGGTATCTGCCGTTTACGGTGCTAAGATCATGAAAGATTACGACCTGATCCCGGAAGGATACAAGATCATGGTAGTTGGTTCTGTGCAGGAAGAAGACTGTGATGGCCTTTGCTGGCAGTACATTATCAACGAAGACAAGGTACACCCGGAATTCGTGGTATCTACTGAGCCAACGGACGGTGGTATCTATCGTGGACAGAGAGGGCGTATGGAAATCCGTATCGATGTGAAAGGTGTTTCCTGTCATGGTTCCGCTCCGGAACGTGGAGACAATGCAATCTACAAGATGGCTGATATTCTTCAGGATGTACGTGCCCTCAACGAAAATGATGACGCTGACGAGACAGAGATCAAAGGTCTTGTAAAGATGCTGAATCCGAAATTCAATCCGGACTGGGAAGAAGCTCGTTTCCTCGGACGCGGTACTGTAACAACTTCTCAGATCTTCTATACTTCTCCGAGCCGTTGTGCAGTTGCTGACTCCTGCGCCGTATCTCTGGACCGTCGTATGACCTTCGGCGAAACCTGGGAAAGCTGTCTGGACGAAATCCGCAACCTGCCAAGCGTAAAGAAATACGGGGATGACGTTGTTGTATCCATGTACAACTATGATCGTCCTTCTTATACCGGATGTGTTTATGAAATCGAATGTTACTTCCCGACCTGGGCAATTCCGAAGGATCACAAGGTAACAAAAGCTCTGGAAAAAGCTTACCACGGTCTCTATGGAGAAAAGAGAATCGGTGCTGCTGATACTCTTGAAATGCGTCAGGCCCGTCCGCTGACTGACAAATGGACCTTCTCCACAAACGGTGTTTCTATCATGGGTAGAAACGGAATCCCATGTATCGGATTCGGACCTGGTGCAGAAGCACAGGCACACGCTCCGAATGAAATGACATGGAAACAGGATCTGGTAACCTGCGCTGCTGTATACGCTGCACTTCCAATGTCCTACTGCGAGTAA
- the dpaL gene encoding diaminopropionate ammonia-lyase, protein MESIKWTVNQMPKTADENLKVMGLDEVSKARAFHESFPQYSVTPLAKLTQMASLLGLGEVYVKDESYRFGLNAFKVLGGSFAMARYIAKQTGKDVSELPYNVLTSEALKKEFGQATFFTATDGNHGRGVAWAANKLGQKAVVLMPKGTTQTRLNNILAEGAQATIEEYNYDECVRMANAMAEKTEHGVMVQDTAWDGYEEIPAWIMQGYGTMAMEANDQLQEAGCDRPTHVFIQAGVGSLAGAVQGYFANRYPENPPKVVVVEAEAAACLYKGATAGDGKIRIVDGDMETIMAGLACGEPNTISWDILKNHVDTFIASPDWVAAKGMRMLAAPIKGDPQVTSGESGAAPFGTLACIMTMDEYKPLREHLGLGKDSKVLLFSTEGDTDPGRYKSIVWDGNEK, encoded by the coding sequence ATGGAATCAATCAAATGGACCGTCAACCAGATGCCGAAAACCGCTGATGAAAACCTGAAGGTCATGGGACTGGATGAAGTCAGCAAGGCAAGAGCATTTCATGAGAGCTTTCCTCAATATAGCGTAACACCACTTGCAAAGCTTACTCAGATGGCTTCTCTTCTGGGACTTGGCGAAGTATATGTAAAGGATGAATCTTATCGATTCGGGCTGAACGCCTTCAAAGTACTGGGCGGATCTTTCGCAATGGCCCGCTACATTGCAAAGCAGACAGGAAAAGATGTTTCTGAACTTCCATACAATGTCCTGACTTCAGAAGCATTGAAAAAAGAATTCGGACAGGCTACTTTCTTCACCGCTACCGATGGAAACCACGGACGTGGCGTTGCATGGGCTGCCAACAAGCTCGGACAGAAAGCCGTTGTCCTGATGCCTAAGGGAACCACCCAGACCCGTCTGAACAATATCCTTGCAGAAGGTGCTCAGGCTACGATTGAAGAATATAACTATGACGAATGTGTCCGTATGGCAAATGCTATGGCTGAGAAGACAGAACATGGCGTAATGGTCCAGGATACTGCCTGGGACGGTTATGAAGAGATTCCGGCATGGATCATGCAGGGATACGGAACTATGGCAATGGAAGCCAACGATCAGTTACAGGAAGCCGGATGCGATCGCCCGACTCACGTATTTATCCAGGCCGGTGTCGGTTCTCTTGCCGGAGCTGTTCAAGGCTATTTTGCAAATCGTTATCCTGAAAATCCTCCAAAGGTTGTGGTTGTGGAAGCTGAAGCTGCTGCCTGCCTGTACAAAGGCGCAACTGCCGGTGACGGAAAGATCCGCATCGTAGACGGAGATATGGAAACCATTATGGCCGGTCTTGCTTGCGGTGAACCTAACACCATTTCCTGGGATATCTTAAAGAATCATGTGGATACCTTTATTGCATCTCCAGACTGGGTTGCTGCAAAAGGAATGCGTATGTTGGCTGCTCCGATCAAGGGAGATCCACAGGTAACTTCCGGAGAATCCGGAGCTGCTCCGTTCGGAACTCTGGCCTGCATCATGACCATGGACGAGTACAAACCGTTAAGAGAACATCTGGGACTCGGTAAAGATTCCAAAGTCCTGCTTTTCTCCACCGAGGGAGATACCGATCCGGGACGTTACAAATCCATCGTATGGGACGGAAACGAAAAATAG
- the ssnA gene encoding putative aminohydrolase SsnA, which translates to MLILGNGRVITRDPSAPYMESGAVAMDGRTIVKVGSTEELKKAYPDAEYIDAKRKVIMPAFINAHEHIYSSFARGLSINGYNPNGFLDILDGMWWTIDRNLTLEDTYLSAMATYVECIKNGVTTIFDHHASFGSIEGSLFEIEKAAKETGVRSCLCYEISDRDGKEKAKASVMENAEFIRHALKDESGMIAGMMGMHAQFTISDETMELAAANKPDEVGYHIHVAEGIEDLHHCLKHYGKRIVDRLMDWEILGEKTLLGHCIYINPHEMDLIKETGTMVVHNPESNMGNACGCPPTMELVHRGILTGLGTDGYTHDMMESFKVANVLHKHHLCDPNAAWGEVPQMLFENNAKIAERYFDQKLGVLKEGAAADVIVVNYDPLTPMNENNINGHLVFGVTGHDVVTTIANGKVLMKDRELTGIDEAKVMADCRQAAAALANRINSR; encoded by the coding sequence ATGCTGATTTTAGGAAACGGAAGAGTGATTACAAGAGATCCATCCGCACCTTATATGGAAAGCGGAGCAGTTGCAATGGATGGCAGGACGATTGTAAAGGTCGGAAGCACGGAGGAGCTGAAAAAAGCTTATCCGGATGCAGAATACATCGATGCAAAGAGAAAAGTGATCATGCCTGCATTTATTAATGCGCATGAACATATTTACAGTTCCTTTGCCAGAGGACTGTCAATCAACGGATACAATCCCAATGGCTTTCTGGATATTCTGGATGGTATGTGGTGGACCATTGACCGGAATCTTACATTAGAAGATACATATTTAAGTGCAATGGCTACTTATGTAGAATGTATTAAAAATGGTGTCACAACCATTTTCGATCATCATGCAAGTTTTGGCTCAATTGAGGGTTCTCTTTTTGAGATCGAGAAGGCAGCAAAAGAAACAGGAGTGCGGTCCTGTTTGTGTTATGAGATTTCAGATCGTGACGGCAAGGAGAAGGCAAAGGCTTCTGTGATGGAGAATGCAGAATTTATCCGTCATGCATTAAAAGATGAGTCCGGAATGATCGCCGGTATGATGGGCATGCATGCACAGTTTACGATTTCCGATGAGACGATGGAGCTGGCAGCAGCCAACAAACCGGATGAAGTCGGATATCATATTCATGTGGCAGAAGGAATCGAAGATCTGCACCATTGCCTGAAACATTATGGCAAACGGATTGTAGACCGGTTGATGGATTGGGAGATTTTGGGTGAGAAAACCTTACTTGGTCACTGTATCTATATTAATCCTCACGAAATGGATCTGATCAAAGAGACCGGAACCATGGTGGTTCACAATCCGGAATCCAATATGGGAAATGCCTGTGGATGCCCTCCGACCATGGAGCTGGTACATCGGGGAATTTTGACCGGGCTTGGAACCGACGGTTATACCCATGATATGATGGAATCTTTCAAAGTGGCAAATGTTCTGCATAAGCATCATCTCTGTGATCCGAATGCAGCGTGGGGAGAAGTCCCGCAGATGCTGTTTGAAAACAATGCAAAGATTGCAGAGCGCTATTTTGATCAGAAATTAGGAGTGTTAAAAGAAGGAGCTGCAGCAGATGTGATCGTGGTAAATTATGATCCGCTGACTCCGATGAATGAAAATAATATCAATGGTCACTTGGTATTCGGAGTGACCGGACATGATGTGGTAACAACAATTGCAAATGGAAAAGTGTTGATGAAAGACAGAGAATTGACTGGAATTGATGAGGCTAAAGTCATGGCAGACTGCCGTCAGGCGGCGGCAGCACTGGCAAATCGTATCAACAGCAGATAG